AGACTTCTTTCTGATTATTGTGGGTCCCGTTCTGTATGATCCCTACAGGTTCATATTCATCCCTGTAATAGCTAAAAAGTTCAGTGATCAGTTTGAGATTTTTCATTCCCATCAGTATAACTACGGTGGCTGAAGATCGGGCTGCATATGCCATGTCTTTAGAAAAGGAGCCATTTGAGGTGGTTCCGGTAACTACCCAAAAGCTTTCATTTACACCTCTCTTGGTTAAAGGAATGTGGTTTGTTGCTGGAACTGCCAGTGAGCTGCTAATGCCGGGAATTACCTCTACCTCGATCCCGTTTTGTTCAGCATGCTCCAGTTCTTCATGTCCACGTCCAAACACAAACGGATCACCCCCTTTCAGGCGAACAACGTTATTATAACGGGTTGCATAATCCACTATCATGGCATTGATATAGATTTGCTGATACTGATGCAAGCCAGCTTTTTTTCCTACGTAAATTTTTATGCAACTTTCTTTACAATACTCAAGCAGAGAGCTGTTGGCCAAAGCATCATATAGAACCACATCTGCATTTTTTAGTGCTTTAAGGCCCTTTAGGGTTATCAAATCAGCGTCTCCGGGCCCTGCACCTACCAAAATTAATTTTCCCATTTATTTACACTTTTGCGTAGTAATGATTTTTGATTAAAATAAAAGTACGTATTTTATCTTGTTTTTAAAATATTAAATTACGTATTTTTACGTAATTAATTATTGATTGGACCCTGTGATGTTCCGCTTAAGTTTATGTTATGACATTTAAATTGAACCGCAGGTATCCATCTAACCTTAAAATCAAGAGCCAGATGAAAAAGGTAGTTGTTATTGGAAATGGAATGGTCGGTTATAAGTTTTGCGAAAAGCTTCGTGAGAAAGCTGCACCTTCGGAAATGGAGATTACGGTATTCGGGGAGGAGCATATTCCTGCCTATGACCGGGTACATTTAAGTGAATATTTTGCTGAAAAATCAGCGGATAGTTTAGTGATGGCCGGTATGGACTGGTACAAATCGAATGCAATTGATCTTCGTATCGGTGAGCTGGTTGTATCTATTGACAGGCAGAATAAAACCGTACATACAATGCACGGGCACAACGCCGACTATGATACTTTGATAATAGCCACCGGATCCA
This region of Fulvivirga ulvae genomic DNA includes:
- the cobA gene encoding uroporphyrinogen-III C-methyltransferase translates to MGKLILVGAGPGDADLITLKGLKALKNADVVLYDALANSSLLEYCKESCIKIYVGKKAGLHQYQQIYINAMIVDYATRYNNVVRLKGGDPFVFGRGHEELEHAEQNGIEVEVIPGISSSLAVPATNHIPLTKRGVNESFWVVTGTTSNGSFSKDMAYAARSSATVVILMGMKNLKLITELFSYYRDEYEPVGIIQNGTHNNQKEVFGYLGNIVSRAEDLQIKSPAIIIIGQVAAFKSRSAKYKGISLIPEVH